ACATATGTGATAATAATACATTACTTATATCTTCTATCATTTCAATCTTAATTATACCTGTACATAGTGCTAAAAAAAGTAAAATCAGCCCTATGACAACACCTGGAATAGGTATAGGACATATCCTCTCTAATAGCTGCCCTAAAAAACACATTGCTAAAATAATCATTAATTGCCTTAAATACTTCATTATACCACCCACTTACTTTTATGTTTTAATATTTTAATCTCTCCGCTATAAATAACTTATTTCTACACAAAACTCTATATTCCTTCTGATTTTCACATCAACATAGAATTAATAATATTTTTGATATACTGTATTTTATGTAAATTCCTTATTTTTAGATTTAATACAAATTTCTTAAACTTATTATTGAATAAAATTTATTTTAATGATATCATTTACTTGCAAGACTATATTAATCATACTAAATATAGTAAAAACCTGCACTATAACCACAGTGCAGGTTTTATTTAAACATAAACCATTAATATTTTTCTGTAAATATCTCGAAATATGCTTGAGGATGTGCACAGGCAGGGCAAACCTCCGGTGCTGAACTTCCTTCGTGAATATATCCACAATTAGCACACTTCCATTTAACTACTTCATCTTTCTTAAATACAGTACCATTTTCTACATTTTTAAGTAATTCTAAATATCTTTCTTCATGATGCTTTTCAACTTCAGCTATTTTTCTAAAAACCACTGCTATAGCACGAAATCCTTCTTCATCTGCTACATCGGCAAATGCAGGATAAAGCTGGGACCACTCTTCATTTTCTCCTGCAGCAGCAGATTTCAAAACAGTTTTAGTATCCCCTAAAGAAACTGGATAAGAGGCATTTATTTCTACAGATTGTCCTTGCAGATCATTATTTAAAAATTTGAAAAATCTCTTTGCATGTTCCTTTTCATTTTCCGCAGTTTCTAAAAATATGTTGGAAATTTGGACATATCCTTCCTTCTTAGCAATAGACGCATAATAAGTATATCTGTTTCTTGCCTGAGATTCTCCTGCAAAAGCTTTCATTAAATTTTCAGCAGTTCTTGTACCTTTTAAAGATGCCATAAAAATTACCTCCTAAAATAAATTTTATTATTAAACAATTTTTTCTTAATTTGTGGTTATAATAATATCTTATAATATATTTACATTATATTCAACTATTATAAACGTCTTAATTTACATATTAATCCTTATTCTTATAAAATGTACAAAATATTTAAACAAAAAAATC
This genomic interval from Clostridium kluyveri contains the following:
- a CDS encoding CidA/LrgA family protein, encoding MKYLRQLMIILAMCFLGQLLERICPIPIPGVVIGLILLFLALCTGIIKIEMIEDISNVLLSHMSFLFIPAGVGLMVSFNVLKGKWIIFMFIVVISTIIVWIVTAYVVILLRKVHLNE
- the rbr gene encoding rubrerythrin, producing the protein MASLKGTRTAENLMKAFAGESQARNRYTYYASIAKKEGYVQISNIFLETAENEKEHAKRFFKFLNNDLQGQSVEINASYPVSLGDTKTVLKSAAAGENEEWSQLYPAFADVADEEGFRAIAVVFRKIAEVEKHHEERYLELLKNVENGTVFKKDEVVKWKCANCGYIHEGSSAPEVCPACAHPQAYFEIFTEKY